One part of the Bdellovibrio sp. KM01 genome encodes these proteins:
- a CDS encoding ABC transporter permease, protein MAKAKIDFLSRIKGIWVPILAIAIWELVVRIGWVNPQVLPAPSAVIVRWYQYLMPQEAYDPASGISKVSWMFSGELVHDLWASFYRVILGCVIGGVLALPLGLLMGASQKVYDYFNPLVQVLRPIPPIAYIPLAILWFGLGNPPAVFLIALGAFFPILMNTIVGVRAVDSIYIRAARNLGAGSFLMFRKVIVPAAMPYILSGIRIGIGTGFICMIVAEMIAVNSGLGYRILEAREYFWSDKIIAGMFSIGLLGLAIDTVVDKLNNYLLRWHRGLE, encoded by the coding sequence ATGGCTAAGGCTAAAATAGATTTCCTATCGCGTATCAAAGGGATTTGGGTGCCAATACTTGCCATCGCCATCTGGGAGCTGGTGGTCCGTATTGGTTGGGTGAATCCGCAAGTTTTGCCAGCCCCCTCAGCGGTGATCGTTCGTTGGTATCAATATTTAATGCCGCAAGAAGCCTATGACCCGGCATCAGGAATCTCTAAAGTATCCTGGATGTTTTCCGGCGAGCTTGTTCACGATTTATGGGCCAGCTTTTACCGCGTGATCCTGGGATGCGTGATTGGCGGAGTCTTGGCATTGCCACTCGGTCTTTTGATGGGTGCAAGCCAAAAGGTTTATGACTATTTCAATCCTTTGGTTCAAGTTCTGCGTCCCATTCCACCGATTGCCTATATTCCGTTGGCTATTTTGTGGTTTGGGTTAGGAAATCCTCCGGCGGTTTTTCTGATCGCACTGGGAGCATTCTTTCCAATCCTGATGAACACCATCGTAGGTGTGCGCGCCGTGGATTCTATCTATATCCGTGCAGCTCGTAACTTAGGCGCAGGATCTTTTTTAATGTTTAGAAAAGTGATCGTGCCTGCAGCAATGCCGTACATTTTAAGCGGCATTCGTATTGGGATCGGGACAGGTTTTATCTGTATGATCGTTGCAGAAATGATCGCGGTGAATTCGGGCCTTGGTTACCGCATCCTGGAAGCTCGTGAATATTTCTGGTCTGATAAAATTATCGCCGGGATGTTTTCCATCGGTCTTTTGGGACTTGCGATCGATACCGTGGTGGATAAATTGAACAATTACTTGCTCCGTTGGCACCGAGGTCTTGAATAA
- a CDS encoding ABC transporter ATP-binding protein, giving the protein MTNTETQIKVQGVDKIFVGGEEGKEVIALKDINLEIPRGQFLCLLGPSGCGKSTLLNAIAGFSLPTNGQVLVESKVVQEPGPDRGMVFQEYALFPWMSVEDNITFGLRIKKNVPEDKIQKTLESLLEKLKLTEFRKRFPKDLSGGMRQRVAIARVLALDPPIMLMDEPFGALDALTRRSLQDELIKLWQETKKTVVFVTHSMEEAIYLADRIVVMTYRPGTVKKDLIVDLPRPRSPAANDFNALKREISDLVMAEQNRFQNAQIRGSTGD; this is encoded by the coding sequence ATGACAAACACAGAAACTCAAATCAAAGTTCAAGGTGTCGATAAAATCTTCGTCGGTGGTGAAGAGGGTAAAGAGGTCATTGCTCTTAAAGACATCAATCTGGAGATTCCTCGCGGGCAGTTTCTGTGCCTGCTGGGGCCGTCAGGTTGTGGTAAGAGCACGCTGTTAAATGCGATTGCGGGATTTTCCCTGCCGACGAATGGACAAGTTTTGGTCGAGAGTAAAGTCGTCCAGGAGCCGGGGCCAGATCGTGGCATGGTTTTCCAAGAGTACGCGTTGTTTCCGTGGATGTCGGTCGAAGACAACATCACATTTGGTTTGCGCATTAAAAAGAATGTGCCTGAAGATAAAATTCAAAAGACTTTGGAATCATTGTTAGAGAAATTGAAACTAACGGAATTCCGTAAGCGCTTCCCGAAAGATCTGTCAGGTGGTATGCGCCAACGTGTGGCGATCGCGCGCGTCTTGGCCCTGGATCCACCGATTATGCTTATGGATGAGCCCTTTGGAGCGTTAGATGCCTTGACCCGCAGAAGTCTGCAAGACGAGCTGATTAAGCTGTGGCAAGAGACTAAAAAGACTGTGGTCTTCGTCACTCATAGTATGGAAGAAGCGATTTATCTCGCGGACCGTATCGTGGTCATGACCTACCGACCAGGAACCGTGAAGAAAGATCTGATCGTCGATCTTCCTCGCCCAAGAAGCCCAGCCGCCAATGATTTCAATGCCCTTAAGCGTGAAATCAGCGACTTGGTCATGGCCGAGCAAAACCGCTTCCAAAACGCCCAAATCCGCGGATCTACTGGCGACTAA